The following are from one region of the Cystobacter ferrugineus genome:
- the pheA gene encoding prephenate dehydratase: MSDVVDLQQLRVAIEQVDEELLDALRRRMDLAEEIARSKLSTASPIRDQRREDLLLHRIRTAAMARKLDPHEVERLYRFIMEMSVARQHAWVTGLDTIPLRVAYPGIEGSYSHQMAHKRYAGRSGGVLLSGFDTPRQAVEALRQGEVDLALLPIENTTAGAMYDTYDALAEEGVTLIAELVDGVHHRLLGLPGAKLEELHTVRSHPQALVQCESFLRERLPHVRVLPELDTGVAAQRVRESNDPGIAAIASDSAAQRFGLEVLERDLQGTKGDFTRFVEVAREASPLPAEVPCKTSLVMVLENKPGTLSKALLVLAERGVNLAKLESRPLPGSPWAYRFFLDLEGHAASAPIEAVLRDLQPYTQSMRLLGTYPRVDLKPA, from the coding sequence ATGTCCGACGTCGTGGATTTGCAGCAACTGCGTGTTGCCATCGAGCAGGTGGACGAGGAGCTCCTCGACGCCCTGCGCCGCCGCATGGACCTGGCCGAGGAGATCGCCCGGTCCAAGCTCTCCACCGCGTCGCCCATCCGGGATCAACGGCGCGAGGATCTGCTCCTGCATCGCATCCGCACCGCGGCGATGGCGCGCAAGCTGGACCCGCATGAGGTGGAGCGGCTCTATCGCTTCATCATGGAGATGTCCGTTGCCCGGCAACACGCGTGGGTGACGGGGTTGGACACCATCCCGCTGCGCGTGGCCTACCCCGGCATCGAGGGCTCCTACAGCCACCAGATGGCGCACAAGCGCTACGCGGGCCGCTCCGGGGGCGTGCTCCTGTCCGGCTTCGACACGCCCCGCCAGGCGGTGGAGGCGCTGCGCCAGGGCGAGGTGGACCTGGCCCTGCTGCCCATCGAGAACACCACCGCGGGGGCCATGTACGACACGTACGACGCGCTCGCGGAGGAGGGTGTCACGCTCATCGCGGAGCTGGTGGATGGGGTGCATCACCGGCTGCTGGGCCTGCCCGGCGCGAAGCTCGAGGAACTGCACACCGTGCGCTCCCATCCCCAGGCGCTCGTTCAATGCGAGTCCTTCCTGCGCGAGCGGCTGCCCCATGTGCGTGTCCTGCCGGAGCTGGACACGGGCGTCGCGGCGCAGCGGGTGCGCGAGTCCAATGATCCGGGTATCGCGGCGATCGCGAGCGACTCGGCGGCGCAGCGCTTCGGGCTGGAGGTGCTGGAGCGCGACCTGCAGGGCACCAAGGGAGACTTCACCCGCTTCGTCGAGGTGGCGCGCGAGGCCTCGCCCCTGCCCGCGGAGGTGCCCTGCAAGACGTCCCTGGTGATGGTGCTGGAGAACAAGCCTGGCACGCTCAGCAAGGCCCTGCTGGTGCTCGCCGAGCGCGGGGTGAACCTGGCCAAGCTGGAGTCGCGCCCCCTGCCGGGCTCGCCCTGGGCCTACCGCTTCTTCCTGGACCTGGAGGGCCATGCCGCCTCCGCTCCCATCGAGGCGGTGCTGCGCGATCTCCAGCCCTATACCCAGTCCATGCGTCTGCTCGGCACCTACCCGCGCGTGGACCTGAAGCCGGCGTGA
- the gspC gene encoding type II secretion system protein GspC: MNLLLRRAFPALCLLCVACACLMLASALNSLVDAWMQPPLPDPDAVVRKASPRREELPTPLALVPLRRYLGLPEKLRQKVIPPPSEAVSTRADLRLLGTMRGASPLHTFASVLETPTQRTRSLWLGGEWQGARVVAIDRTRVLLSRDGQLEAIESRSAIALDAPAAPAPLAPPSSIRQVSPGNYEISRQEVANTLANLHQVSQQARVVPAFQDGVAKGFKLFSLRPDSLFTRLGLRNGDILRRINGLSLTSMEHALEAFTRLRDAPRIELEVERDGQVQQLIYTVRG, from the coding sequence ATGAATCTCCTGCTCCGCCGTGCCTTTCCCGCCCTCTGCCTGCTGTGCGTGGCCTGCGCGTGCCTGATGCTCGCCTCCGCGCTCAACTCCCTCGTGGATGCCTGGATGCAACCCCCTCTACCCGACCCGGACGCGGTGGTCCGGAAGGCGTCTCCACGCCGGGAAGAACTCCCCACGCCCCTGGCCCTCGTGCCGCTGCGCCGCTACCTCGGGCTTCCGGAGAAGCTGCGCCAGAAGGTCATCCCTCCCCCCTCGGAGGCCGTGTCCACGCGCGCGGATCTGCGGCTGCTGGGCACGATGCGCGGCGCCTCTCCCCTGCACACCTTCGCCTCCGTGCTCGAGACCCCCACCCAGCGCACGCGCTCGTTGTGGCTCGGCGGGGAGTGGCAGGGGGCGCGGGTGGTCGCCATCGATCGCACCCGGGTCCTGCTGTCGCGTGACGGGCAACTCGAGGCCATCGAGTCCCGATCGGCCATCGCCCTCGACGCCCCCGCCGCTCCGGCCCCCCTGGCGCCGCCCTCGTCCATCCGGCAGGTGAGCCCCGGCAACTATGAGATTTCCCGCCAGGAAGTGGCCAACACCCTCGCCAACCTCCACCAGGTCTCCCAACAGGCCCGGGTGGTCCCCGCCTTCCAGGATGGAGTGGCCAAGGGCTTCAAGCTCTTCTCCCTGCGCCCGGACTCCCTCTTCACGCGGCTCGGGCTGCGCAATGGGGACATCCTGCGGCGCATCAATGGCCTGTCGCTGACCAGCATGGAGCACGCGCTCGAGGCCTTCACGCGCCTGCGTGACGCCCCACGCATCGAGCTGGAGGTGGAGCGGGACGGACAGGTGCAGCAGCTGATCTACACGGTCCGGGGTTGA
- a CDS encoding M15 family metallopeptidase, producing the protein MLSLVVGSRAGAGPSEPAVPEADLPPRALVCLAKWYPVEPVKVEGAWHFKLGAATYPWDDGKTKSFEEKLESPDLEDTFSIPYVPGPIQPVTRENEDPGRIRFDPLFHAAYGDSEAKVDVVSIDFLGQPLKVHRAVAPAFTRVAKRLDAVLKRDPSLRPFLRGLGGTFVWRKIANTQRQSAHSYGVSIDVNVKRSHYWEWAKPKAPVRWANQIPQVLVDAFEAEGFIWGGRWYHYDTMHFEYRPELLDPTCR; encoded by the coding sequence GTGCTTTCGCTCGTCGTGGGAAGCCGTGCCGGTGCGGGGCCTTCGGAGCCCGCCGTACCCGAGGCCGATCTTCCCCCGCGTGCCCTGGTGTGTCTGGCGAAGTGGTACCCGGTGGAGCCGGTGAAGGTGGAGGGGGCGTGGCACTTCAAGCTCGGCGCGGCCACGTACCCCTGGGATGACGGGAAGACGAAGTCCTTCGAGGAGAAGCTGGAGTCCCCCGATCTGGAGGACACCTTCTCCATTCCCTATGTCCCCGGGCCCATCCAGCCGGTGACGCGCGAGAACGAGGACCCCGGACGCATCCGCTTCGATCCGCTCTTCCACGCGGCCTACGGAGACTCCGAGGCGAAGGTGGACGTGGTGAGCATCGACTTCCTGGGGCAGCCGCTGAAGGTGCACCGCGCGGTGGCGCCGGCCTTCACCCGCGTGGCGAAGCGGCTCGACGCGGTGTTGAAGCGGGATCCGTCGCTGCGGCCGTTCCTGCGCGGCCTGGGCGGCACCTTCGTGTGGCGGAAGATCGCGAATACCCAACGCCAGAGCGCGCACTCCTATGGCGTGTCGATCGACGTGAACGTGAAGCGCTCGCACTACTGGGAATGGGCGAAGCCGAAGGCGCCGGTGCGCTGGGCCAACCAGATTCCCCAGGTGCTCGTGGACGCCTTCGAGGCCGAGGGGTTCATCTGGGGCGGGCGCTGGTATCACTACGACACGATGCACTTCGAATACCGGCCGGAGTTGTTGGATCCCACGTGCCGGTAA
- a CDS encoding YARHG domain-containing protein, whose protein sequence is MRALVLATLVASTSALGAEPYVPAAARDIPGYSESPLCTPGKEDDPETDDDEWTPPHCPSLSGKTLRELSLLRNTIFARYGWAGFRKTWLREHFQQQPWFKPNKNFTYKLLSPADRENVQAIASYELGFTYQDLEEQRDALLSKAGKWWGDVPSYEDDVKDQTFYA, encoded by the coding sequence ATGCGCGCCCTCGTGCTGGCCACCCTCGTGGCTTCGACATCCGCCCTCGGGGCGGAGCCCTATGTCCCCGCCGCGGCCCGGGACATTCCCGGGTACTCCGAGTCCCCCCTGTGCACACCGGGAAAGGAAGACGACCCGGAGACCGATGACGACGAGTGGACGCCTCCCCATTGCCCCAGCCTGAGTGGAAAGACGCTGCGCGAGCTGTCCCTGCTGCGCAACACCATCTTCGCCCGCTATGGCTGGGCCGGCTTCCGCAAGACCTGGCTGCGCGAGCACTTCCAACAACAGCCCTGGTTCAAGCCCAACAAGAACTTCACCTACAAGCTCCTGTCACCCGCCGACCGCGAGAACGTGCAGGCCATCGCGAGCTACGAGCTGGGCTTCACCTATCAGGATCTGGAGGAGCAGCGGGATGCCCTGCTGAGCAAGGCCGGCAAGTGGTGGGGCGACGTCCCCTCCTACGAGGACGACGTCAAGGACCAGACCTTCTACGCCTGA
- a CDS encoding CapA family protein → MFGLLLLCLGAAPVTVSAAGDLHLGSSSTEAHVKPLSRLLQGDVRLVNLEGPLSKSGRESGMAADGTPTGPLRFNAPPAAARWLAGRVDAVSLANNHALDQGAEGLAETVSVLREQGIQAATGTTDAELVRGGRRLRLIARELPESWSPEDESALESRVREARAVGPVLVSLHWGRTGELLPTVEQRQLAARLIDAGATAVLGHGPHTPQGIERHGRGIIAYSLGNLAFACGCTDERDAYVLRFRIDGAGAAVDVEAVPLRAGLREPPRRADDPGVAQLLRSLSEDLGSQVRLKGGRVLIR, encoded by the coding sequence ATGTTCGGGCTCCTGTTGTTGTGCCTGGGGGCGGCACCCGTGACGGTCTCCGCCGCGGGCGATCTGCACCTGGGTTCCTCCTCCACCGAGGCGCACGTGAAGCCGCTGTCCCGGCTGCTCCAGGGCGACGTGCGTCTGGTGAACCTCGAGGGCCCCCTGTCGAAGTCGGGCCGTGAATCCGGAATGGCGGCGGATGGGACGCCCACGGGCCCGCTGCGCTTCAACGCGCCCCCGGCGGCGGCGAGGTGGCTCGCGGGCCGCGTGGACGCGGTCTCCCTGGCCAACAACCACGCGCTGGACCAGGGGGCCGAGGGCCTCGCGGAGACGGTCTCCGTGTTGCGCGAGCAGGGCATCCAGGCGGCCACCGGGACCACGGACGCGGAGCTGGTGCGCGGGGGCCGGCGGCTGCGTCTCATCGCGCGCGAGCTGCCCGAGTCCTGGTCCCCCGAGGACGAGTCCGCGCTGGAGTCGCGGGTGCGCGAGGCGCGCGCGGTGGGCCCGGTGTTGGTGTCGCTGCACTGGGGCCGCACGGGGGAACTGCTGCCCACGGTGGAGCAGCGCCAACTGGCGGCGAGGCTCATCGACGCGGGGGCCACGGCGGTGCTGGGGCACGGTCCGCACACGCCGCAAGGCATCGAGCGGCACGGGCGCGGCATCATCGCGTACTCGCTGGGCAACCTGGCCTTCGCCTGCGGCTGCACGGACGAGCGCGACGCCTACGTGCTGCGCTTCCGCATCGATGGAGCGGGGGCGGCGGTGGACGTGGAGGCGGTGCCGCTTCGGGCCGGACTGCGCGAGCCTCCCCGGCGCGCGGACGATCCGGGCGTGGCCCAGCTCCTGCGGAGCCTCTCGGAGGACCTCGGCAGCCAGGTGCGCCTGAAGGGCGGACGGGTGCTCATCCGCTGA
- a CDS encoding YARHG domain-containing protein codes for MGRRPLLRGRRQGPDLLRLNLLGYTGKTEDEDLDTPLGWVWSFEHAAKSSKDCKYHADKVAGRGRQPRYSVAPDFKKLSAEERIELGLLSRAMGSFASDDASRGQMEKSLDEVLSLKDLRELSLRDLRLLRNTLYARRGRPFKSPLLQEHFARMPWYKPDPAYTDARLTKNDQRNAKLIQSVEKELGGALKDEDFLIADPEQRAPDPAFLSGA; via the coding sequence GTGGGGCGACGTCCCCTCCTACGAGGACGACGTCAAGGACCAGACCTTCTACGCCTGAACCTGCTGGGCTATACGGGAAAGACCGAGGACGAGGACCTGGATACTCCACTGGGCTGGGTCTGGTCCTTCGAGCACGCCGCCAAGTCCTCCAAGGACTGCAAGTACCACGCGGACAAGGTCGCCGGACGCGGGCGCCAGCCAAGGTACTCCGTCGCACCGGACTTCAAGAAGCTCTCCGCCGAGGAGCGCATCGAGTTGGGGCTGCTCAGCCGGGCCATGGGGAGCTTCGCCTCGGATGACGCCTCGCGCGGGCAGATGGAGAAGTCCCTGGACGAGGTGCTCTCGCTCAAGGATCTGCGCGAGCTGTCGCTGCGCGACCTGCGCCTGCTGCGCAACACCCTCTATGCCCGGCGGGGACGGCCCTTCAAATCCCCCCTGCTCCAGGAGCACTTCGCGCGCATGCCCTGGTACAAGCCGGACCCCGCCTATACCGACGCGCGCCTCACGAAGAACGACCAGCGCAACGCGAAGCTCATCCAGTCGGTGGAGAAGGAGCTCGGCGGAGCCCTCAAGGACGAGGACTTCCTCATCGCCGACCCCGAGCAACGCGCACCCGACCCCGCCTTCCTCTCCGGGGCTTGA
- the uvrB gene encoding excinuclease ABC subunit UvrB — MPEFQIVSDYKPQGDQPRAIGELTEGILRGDRYQTLLGVTGSGKTFTMANLIANVKRPTLLIAHNKLLAAQLYGEYKALFPHNAVEYFVSYFDYYQPEAYIPTSDTFIEKDSSVNDEIERMRHSATHSLRTRDDVLIVASVSCIYGLGTARSYVDLAVTVNVGAELGRDSFIRRLVESQYERNDLDFHRGTFRARGDTVEVFPAYEEERAVRVSFFGDEVEKITEFDPLRGVTLGALDKVVIFPASHYVTEADTRKNALLTIRDELSERLQELQRAGKLLEAQRLEQRTIYDLEMIEQIGYCNGIENYSRHFSGRKTGEPPPCLIDYFPRNMLVLIDESHQTVPQIGAMYRGDRARKETLVEHGFRLPSALDNRPLKFTEFEEMVQQAVFVSATPAEYELQKSKGVVVEQIIRPTGLTDPEVEVRPARNQVDDVLEEVRQRVAKNERVLVTTLTKRMAEDLTEYLTEVGVKVRYLHSDIGAIERTAIIRDLRKGEFDVLVGINLLREGLDIPEVSLVAIFDADKEGFLRSHVSLIQTIGRAARNMNGHVIMYADSVTDSMRVAIEETNRRREVQRAYNTEHGITPRAVKSNIVDLSEHLYDGDPTALPMAADAANDVLEPKEIKNLIAQTTKDMQHYADEMEFEKAAAMRDRLLILKDMDLGLKAPSRALLNAPVKADDEPKAGTPGGRKGKGYKRASGSSRDKGGGPPHGKTGIGPRKSR; from the coding sequence ATGCCTGAATTCCAGATCGTCAGCGACTACAAGCCCCAGGGCGATCAACCGCGTGCCATCGGTGAGCTCACCGAGGGAATTCTGCGGGGAGATCGCTACCAGACGCTGCTGGGCGTCACCGGCTCGGGCAAGACGTTCACCATGGCGAACCTCATCGCCAACGTGAAGCGCCCCACGCTGCTCATCGCGCACAACAAGCTGCTCGCCGCCCAGCTCTACGGGGAATACAAGGCGCTCTTCCCCCACAACGCCGTCGAGTACTTCGTCTCGTACTTCGACTACTACCAGCCCGAGGCGTACATCCCCACCTCGGACACCTTCATCGAGAAGGACTCGTCGGTGAACGACGAGATCGAGCGCATGCGCCACTCGGCCACGCACTCGCTGCGCACGCGCGACGACGTGCTCATCGTGGCGAGCGTGTCGTGCATCTACGGCCTCGGTACGGCGCGTTCGTACGTGGACCTGGCGGTGACGGTGAACGTGGGCGCGGAGCTGGGCCGTGACAGCTTCATCCGCCGGCTGGTGGAGAGCCAGTACGAGCGCAATGATCTCGACTTCCACCGCGGGACGTTCCGGGCCCGGGGCGACACGGTGGAGGTGTTCCCCGCCTACGAGGAGGAGCGCGCGGTGCGCGTGAGCTTCTTCGGTGACGAGGTGGAGAAGATCACCGAGTTCGATCCACTGCGCGGCGTGACACTGGGCGCGCTGGACAAGGTCGTCATCTTCCCCGCGAGCCACTACGTCACCGAGGCGGACACGCGCAAGAACGCGCTGCTGACCATCCGCGACGAGCTGAGTGAGCGGCTCCAGGAACTCCAGCGCGCGGGCAAGCTGCTGGAGGCACAGCGGTTGGAGCAGCGCACGATATACGACCTCGAGATGATCGAGCAGATCGGGTACTGCAACGGCATCGAGAACTACTCGCGGCACTTCTCGGGGCGGAAGACCGGAGAGCCACCGCCGTGCCTCATCGACTACTTCCCGCGCAACATGCTGGTGCTCATCGACGAGAGCCACCAGACGGTGCCGCAGATTGGCGCCATGTACCGGGGGGACCGGGCGCGCAAGGAGACGCTGGTGGAGCACGGCTTCCGTCTGCCCAGCGCGCTGGACAACCGTCCGCTCAAGTTCACCGAGTTCGAGGAGATGGTGCAGCAGGCCGTCTTCGTGTCGGCGACGCCGGCCGAGTACGAGCTGCAGAAGTCCAAGGGCGTGGTGGTGGAGCAGATCATCCGCCCCACGGGCCTGACGGATCCCGAGGTGGAGGTGCGCCCGGCGCGCAACCAGGTGGATGACGTGCTGGAGGAGGTGCGCCAGCGCGTGGCGAAGAACGAGCGCGTGCTGGTGACCACCCTCACCAAGCGCATGGCGGAGGATCTGACCGAGTACCTCACCGAGGTGGGCGTCAAGGTGCGCTACCTGCACTCGGACATCGGCGCCATCGAGCGCACGGCGATCATCCGCGACCTGCGCAAGGGCGAGTTCGACGTGCTGGTGGGCATCAACCTCTTGCGCGAGGGGCTCGACATCCCCGAGGTGTCCCTGGTGGCCATCTTCGACGCGGACAAGGAAGGCTTCCTGCGCAGCCACGTGTCGCTCATCCAGACCATTGGCCGCGCGGCGCGCAACATGAATGGCCACGTCATCATGTACGCGGACAGCGTGACGGACTCGATGCGCGTCGCCATCGAGGAGACCAACCGCCGCCGCGAGGTGCAGCGCGCCTACAACACCGAGCACGGCATCACTCCCAGGGCGGTCAAGAGCAACATCGTCGACCTGTCCGAGCACCTCTACGATGGCGACCCCACGGCGCTGCCGATGGCGGCCGACGCGGCCAACGACGTGCTCGAGCCGAAGGAGATCAAGAACCTCATCGCGCAGACGACCAAGGACATGCAGCACTACGCGGACGAGATGGAGTTCGAGAAGGCCGCGGCGATGCGCGACCGGTTGCTGATCCTCAAGGACATGGACCTGGGGCTCAAGGCGCCGAGCCGCGCGCTGCTCAATGCTCCGGTGAAGGCGGACGACGAGCCGAAGGCGGGCACGCCGGGAGGCCGCAAGGGCAAGGGCTACAAGCGCGCGAGCGGCTCCTCCCGGGACAAGGGCGGGGGACCGCCCCACGGCAAGACGGGAATCGGCCCGAGGAAGAGCCGCTAG
- the uvrC gene encoding excinuclease ABC subunit UvrC: protein MDAKLEAKLEALPTEPGVYLMKDRRGEVIYVGKAINLRNRVRSYFTRTGDVRAFVSLLDKFLGDLETVIVHNEKEALLLENELIKKHKPRFNVLLKDDKQYISLRLDRKQPYPRLEVVRRYDKDGARYFGPYSSASAIRETLRVINRFFHLRTCTDHVLANRKRPCLLHQIGRCPAPCVYPVPQDEYRKSVDEVVLFLEGKGGELVDGLRARMKQASAELKFEEAARIRDQLRAIERSLERQKVATTDFKDQDVFSFHREGDRLLVYVLYVRQGRLNGGQAFPLGSQEFPDEELLPSFVNLYYDQGNFVPEEVLLPLDVEEREGLEALLSERKGDRVRVMVPKRGEKRDLVEMAQKNAEQAALERRRTKDETENVLRRLQERLGLRRLPRRMECFDISHFQGASIVASQVAATDGEIDKSRYRRYRIKTLEKQDDFASMHEVITRRLKRGQEEEDLPDLLVIDGGKGQLASALAAAKDLGVDGVDIISLAKSRDLEVHDRDEESAQSPERVFLPHRKDPIVLRQNSAELYLLTRLRDEAHRFAITFQQKSMRRGNFRSALDDIPGVGATRKKLLLRHFGSLKRVRESSIEELAEVLGPTVAERVHAALHGHQDEDEADPIREASLADADELIDEKSEEGSPPGSP from the coding sequence ATGGACGCGAAGCTCGAAGCCAAGCTGGAAGCGCTGCCCACCGAGCCCGGCGTGTACCTGATGAAGGACCGCCGGGGCGAAGTCATCTACGTGGGCAAGGCCATCAACCTGCGCAACCGGGTGCGCTCCTACTTCACCCGCACCGGGGACGTGCGCGCCTTCGTGTCCCTGCTCGACAAGTTCCTCGGGGACCTGGAGACGGTGATCGTTCACAACGAGAAGGAAGCCCTCCTCCTCGAGAACGAGCTCATCAAGAAGCACAAGCCGCGCTTCAACGTCCTGCTCAAGGATGACAAGCAGTACATCTCGCTGCGCCTGGATCGCAAACAGCCCTACCCGCGGCTGGAGGTGGTGCGGCGCTACGACAAGGACGGGGCGCGCTACTTCGGCCCGTACTCCAGCGCGAGCGCCATCCGCGAGACGCTGCGCGTCATCAACCGCTTCTTCCACCTGCGCACGTGCACGGACCACGTGCTGGCCAACCGCAAGCGGCCCTGCCTGTTGCACCAGATTGGCCGGTGTCCAGCACCGTGCGTCTACCCTGTACCGCAGGACGAGTACCGCAAGAGCGTGGACGAGGTAGTGCTCTTCCTGGAGGGCAAAGGGGGAGAGCTCGTGGACGGGCTGCGCGCGCGCATGAAGCAGGCTTCGGCCGAACTCAAGTTCGAGGAGGCCGCGCGCATCCGCGATCAGTTGCGCGCCATCGAGCGAAGCCTCGAGCGGCAGAAGGTGGCCACCACCGACTTCAAGGATCAGGACGTCTTCTCCTTCCACCGGGAGGGAGACCGGCTGCTCGTCTATGTCCTCTACGTGCGGCAGGGGAGGCTCAACGGCGGCCAGGCGTTTCCCCTGGGCAGCCAGGAGTTCCCCGACGAGGAGTTGCTGCCCTCCTTCGTGAACCTCTACTACGACCAGGGCAACTTCGTGCCCGAGGAGGTGCTCCTGCCGCTGGACGTGGAGGAGCGCGAGGGCCTGGAGGCGCTGCTGAGCGAGCGCAAGGGCGACCGGGTGCGGGTGATGGTGCCCAAGCGCGGCGAGAAGCGCGATCTGGTGGAGATGGCGCAGAAGAACGCCGAGCAGGCCGCGCTCGAGCGCCGCCGCACCAAGGACGAGACGGAGAACGTGCTGCGCCGGCTCCAGGAGCGGCTGGGGCTGCGACGCCTGCCTCGCCGCATGGAGTGTTTCGACATCTCACACTTCCAGGGCGCGAGCATCGTCGCTTCCCAGGTGGCCGCCACGGATGGGGAGATCGACAAGTCGCGCTACCGGCGCTACCGCATCAAGACGCTGGAGAAGCAGGACGACTTCGCGAGCATGCACGAGGTCATCACCCGCCGGCTCAAGCGGGGCCAGGAGGAGGAGGACCTGCCGGACCTGCTGGTCATCGACGGAGGCAAGGGACAGCTCGCCAGCGCGCTCGCCGCCGCGAAGGATCTGGGCGTGGACGGGGTGGACATCATCTCGCTGGCCAAGAGCCGGGACCTGGAGGTGCATGACCGCGACGAGGAGAGCGCCCAGAGCCCCGAGCGCGTCTTCCTGCCCCACCGCAAGGACCCCATCGTCCTGCGTCAGAACTCGGCGGAGCTCTACCTGCTCACGCGGCTGCGCGATGAGGCGCACCGCTTCGCGATTACCTTTCAACAGAAGAGCATGCGCCGGGGCAACTTCCGCTCCGCGCTGGACGACATTCCGGGCGTGGGCGCGACGCGCAAGAAGCTGCTCTTGCGCCACTTCGGCTCGCTCAAGCGCGTGCGCGAGTCGAGCATCGAGGAACTGGCCGAGGTGCTCGGGCCCACCGTGGCCGAGCGCGTTCACGCGGCGCTCCATGGCCATCAGGACGAGGACGAGGCCGACCCCATTCGTGAGGCGTCCCTGGCGGACGCGGATGAATTGATCGACGAAAAGTCAGAAGAAGGCTCGCCACCCGGCTCGCCGTGA
- a CDS encoding M20/M25/M40 family metallo-hydrolase, with translation MKRLSWLLASLVLLASAARAQSTPPAEKTAARSLAAFRLRAHIDFLASDLLEGRGPGTRGDALAQLYIATQFQLLGLEPVPAGQGYLQPFELVGLTGHPETMAFTGPSETLRLQSGEDFIAYAGQPSEHIELKDSELVFVGYGIQAPEFDWDDFKGVDVRGKTLLILNNDPEDDPALFGGRTRLRYGRWDYKYEQAAKVGAAGAILLHTTPSAGYPWQVVRTSWSGEQFELPSGDVARLRVKGWTTEEATRRVLRLAGKDLDALRAAAQKRDFQPVPLGVKVSTRFANQVHRRATANVLGLLPGSDPALSREVVLYTAHHDHLGIKADAKPGEDAIYNGAVDNASGVAALLEVARAFTSLPKRPARSILFAAVAAEEQGLLGSRYLAEHLPVPPGRVAANLNIDGLNIHGRTRDVTVIGLGKSSLDKPLNALVREQGRVVKPDQLPDRGFFYRSDQFNFAKLGIPAAYFSSGLDFIGRPPGWGRERREKWEVGHYHQPSDEASPEWDLSGALEDVRLFFLLGAHVARTREPPRWNPGDEFEAPRLRALEALKSQGAR, from the coding sequence ATGAAGCGATTGTCGTGGCTCCTCGCCTCCCTGGTGCTCCTCGCCTCCGCCGCCCGGGCCCAGTCCACCCCCCCCGCGGAGAAGACCGCGGCCCGGTCCCTGGCGGCGTTCCGGTTGCGCGCCCATATCGACTTCCTGGCCTCGGATCTGCTCGAGGGCCGGGGGCCGGGCACGAGAGGCGACGCCCTGGCCCAGCTCTACATCGCGACGCAGTTCCAACTGCTCGGCCTCGAGCCCGTGCCCGCGGGGCAGGGTTACCTCCAGCCCTTCGAGCTGGTGGGCCTGACGGGACATCCCGAGACCATGGCCTTCACGGGCCCCTCGGAGACCCTGCGGCTCCAGTCCGGTGAGGACTTCATCGCCTACGCCGGGCAGCCGTCCGAGCACATCGAGCTGAAGGACTCGGAGCTGGTCTTCGTGGGCTACGGCATCCAGGCGCCGGAGTTCGACTGGGACGACTTCAAGGGCGTGGACGTGCGGGGCAAGACGCTGCTCATCCTGAACAACGATCCCGAGGACGATCCCGCGCTCTTCGGGGGCAGGACACGGCTGCGGTACGGCCGGTGGGACTACAAGTACGAGCAGGCGGCGAAGGTGGGCGCGGCGGGAGCGATCCTCCTGCACACGACGCCGAGCGCGGGCTACCCCTGGCAGGTGGTGCGCACGTCGTGGTCGGGCGAGCAGTTCGAGCTGCCCTCGGGAGACGTCGCGCGCCTGCGGGTGAAGGGCTGGACGACGGAGGAGGCCACGCGCCGGGTGCTGCGGCTCGCGGGCAAGGACCTGGACGCGCTGCGCGCGGCGGCCCAGAAGCGCGACTTCCAGCCCGTGCCACTGGGCGTGAAGGTGTCCACGCGCTTCGCGAACCAGGTGCACCGCCGTGCCACGGCGAACGTGCTGGGCCTGCTGCCCGGGAGCGATCCGGCGCTGTCCCGGGAGGTGGTGCTCTACACGGCGCACCATGATCACCTGGGCATCAAGGCAGACGCGAAGCCGGGCGAGGACGCCATCTACAACGGCGCGGTGGACAACGCGTCCGGTGTGGCGGCGCTGTTGGAGGTGGCGCGGGCCTTCACCTCGCTGCCCAAGCGCCCCGCGCGCTCCATCCTCTTCGCCGCGGTGGCCGCCGAGGAGCAGGGCCTGTTGGGCTCGCGCTACCTCGCCGAGCACCTGCCGGTGCCGCCCGGACGCGTGGCGGCCAACCTCAACATCGACGGGCTCAACATCCACGGGCGCACCCGGGACGTGACGGTCATCGGCCTGGGCAAGTCCTCGCTGGACAAGCCGCTCAATGCGCTGGTGCGGGAGCAGGGCCGGGTGGTGAAGCCGGATCAACTGCCGGACCGGGGCTTCTTCTACCGCTCGGACCAGTTCAACTTCGCGAAGCTGGGAATTCCCGCCGCCTATTTCAGCAGTGGCCTGGACTTCATCGGCCGCCCACCGGGCTGGGGGCGCGAGCGCCGGGAGAAGTGGGAGGTCGGGCACTACCATCAGCCCTCGGACGAAGCGAGTCCGGAATGGGACCTGTCCGGCGCGCTGGAGGACGTGCGCTTGTTCTTCCTGCTGGGGGCCCACGTCGCCCGTACCCGGGAGCCTCCACGCTGGAACCCGGGCGACGAATTCGAGGCGCCCCGCCTCCGGGCGCTCGAGGCCCTGAAATCCCAGGGAGCGAGGTAA